A genomic segment from Gracilimonas sediminicola encodes:
- a CDS encoding HD family phosphohydrolase, with product MSFLEKIGLGQKKKELTPLIGEKKKKEQEKYSLKRNPYIRIAILLFFIAITAFSLPQNPVNSGLNYTPGQPWRNPDLTAPFTFALNKTAEELEQERQEIRNKTAPIFRIDTSVPITIQARIDSIYRDIQPVLEAYADWQIAEKNDMPSAYDDSVRFARELSITDVELTEPSWQVLFNSYEQVQSQNLPSNQFVGVSVKQQLEQLIDQLMNQGIINRNKGNLDTDKITVRNTLESTEQSIDLARVRDLREANEFMQFQLNRTFDEQRMRLAMELYNKVIIPNYKYSEEDTQARLEEALATISETKGAIAQGQVIIRRGDLVTPERANILRSLAEARSENATNIEKWVRFAGQLVIIVAITFVFFMYIYLYRRNITSDNALFLLVFLTMGLVSFGAGLVNYLDIADPYIIPIAIAPIILTIIFDSRVGLVSSITLASLLGLVNGNSFEFVVATFAACSLGVFSVRDIKDRSQFFFTTPGIVFITYILVVGSFNIATLSGWEMFASDLMYIAISSVFILFTYPIILLFEKLFGVTTDFTLIELGDTNQPVLKELMNKAPGTFHHSLQVANLSEAAASAIGANSLLCRVGALYHDIGKMVKPEYFVENQTKGANEHDKLKPQMSAMVIKAHVSEGVKMAEEEDLPEIIIDFIKTHHGTSIIRYFFEKAKEDDDMKSMLQEDQFRYEGPLPSTKETGILLLADGIEAASRAMKNPTYSKLENLVNRMVDDRVSEGQLSHCPLTFRHLQVIKETFLNILVGVYHSRVEYPEDKERDKEEKAKEKAAEAERAGSENGSEQAEEQEETSE from the coding sequence ATGAGCTTTCTTGAAAAAATCGGATTAGGCCAAAAGAAAAAAGAGCTTACCCCTCTTATTGGCGAGAAAAAGAAAAAAGAGCAGGAAAAGTACTCGCTGAAACGTAATCCATACATACGGATAGCGATTTTGCTGTTTTTTATTGCCATCACTGCTTTTTCTTTGCCGCAGAACCCCGTTAATTCTGGCTTAAATTATACCCCCGGCCAGCCATGGAGAAATCCAGATTTAACCGCCCCTTTTACCTTCGCACTTAATAAAACGGCTGAAGAACTGGAGCAGGAACGGCAGGAAATCCGCAATAAAACAGCACCTATCTTCCGGATTGATACCAGTGTCCCCATTACCATTCAGGCCCGAATTGATTCTATTTACCGGGATATTCAGCCCGTACTTGAAGCCTATGCTGACTGGCAAATTGCGGAGAAGAATGATATGCCTTCGGCTTATGATGACAGCGTGCGCTTTGCCCGGGAACTGAGCATCACCGACGTTGAGCTTACCGAACCCTCCTGGCAGGTGCTGTTTAACAGTTATGAACAGGTGCAAAGCCAAAATCTGCCTTCCAATCAGTTTGTGGGGGTATCGGTAAAGCAGCAGCTCGAGCAATTGATAGACCAGCTGATGAACCAGGGGATTATTAATAGGAATAAGGGCAACCTGGACACCGACAAAATCACTGTACGAAATACTCTTGAAAGCACCGAACAATCTATAGACCTGGCGAGAGTCAGAGACCTCCGGGAAGCCAACGAGTTTATGCAATTTCAGCTAAACCGTACCTTTGATGAGCAGCGAATGCGGCTTGCCATGGAGCTCTATAACAAAGTGATTATCCCAAATTATAAGTATAGTGAAGAAGACACCCAGGCCCGGCTGGAAGAAGCTCTCGCTACTATTTCTGAAACAAAGGGAGCCATTGCGCAAGGGCAGGTGATTATCCGTCGTGGTGACCTGGTAACTCCCGAACGAGCGAATATACTTAGAAGCCTTGCCGAAGCCCGTTCAGAAAATGCCACGAATATTGAAAAATGGGTGCGCTTTGCCGGACAGCTGGTCATCATTGTCGCCATCACCTTTGTTTTCTTTATGTATATCTATTTATACCGAAGAAACATCACTTCCGACAATGCCCTCTTTTTGCTGGTTTTTCTTACTATGGGTCTTGTTTCATTTGGCGCCGGCCTGGTCAACTATCTTGATATAGCCGACCCTTACATCATCCCCATTGCAATTGCACCTATTATATTGACCATCATTTTTGATTCCCGCGTGGGATTGGTCTCCTCCATCACCCTCGCCAGCTTATTGGGATTGGTAAACGGGAACAGCTTTGAGTTTGTGGTAGCTACTTTTGCTGCCTGTAGCCTGGGTGTATTTTCTGTTCGAGATATCAAAGATCGTTCTCAGTTTTTCTTCACCACCCCCGGCATTGTATTCATAACCTATATATTGGTGGTTGGCTCTTTTAATATTGCCACCCTAAGTGGCTGGGAGATGTTTGCTTCCGACCTGATGTACATTGCCATAAGCTCGGTATTCATTTTATTCACCTACCCGATCATCCTGCTCTTTGAAAAGCTTTTTGGCGTTACTACCGACTTCACCCTAATTGAGCTTGGGGATACCAACCAGCCGGTTCTTAAAGAGTTGATGAACAAAGCCCCCGGCACTTTCCATCACAGCCTGCAGGTTGCCAACCTTTCTGAAGCAGCCGCATCGGCCATTGGGGCAAACTCGCTCTTATGCCGTGTTGGAGCACTTTATCATGATATCGGTAAAATGGTGAAACCCGAATATTTCGTCGAAAACCAGACCAAGGGAGCAAACGAACACGACAAACTGAAACCCCAGATGAGTGCGATGGTCATAAAGGCGCACGTTAGTGAAGGGGTGAAAATGGCCGAGGAAGAAGATCTCCCGGAAATCATTATCGACTTTATCAAAACCCACCACGGTACTTCTATCATCCGGTATTTCTTCGAGAAAGCGAAAGAAGACGATGATATGAAGAGCATGCTTCAGGAAGACCAGTTTCGCTACGAAGGGCCTCTTCCCTCTACAAAAGAGACCGGTATTCTATTACTCGCTGATGGCATTGAAGCTGCTTCCAGGGCAATGAAGAACCCGACATACAGTAAGCTTGAAAACCTGGTAAACCGGATGGTAGATGACCGTGTATCAGAAGGTCAGCTTAGTCATTGCCCATTGACTTTCCGACACCTCCAGGTAATCAAAGAAACCTTCCTGAATATTTTGGTTGGCGTGTATCACAGTCGCGTGGAATATCCGGAGGATAAGGAGCGGGATAAAGAAGAGAAGGCCAAAGAAAAGGCAGCCGAAGCTGAAAGAGCCGGATCAGAAAACGGGTCAGAACAGGCAGAAGAACAAGAAGAAACCAGCGAATAA
- the xerD gene encoding site-specific tyrosine recombinase XerD, giving the protein MAFKQELDLYLQFVKLEKGLTENSVVSYKNDLERYFRYLTSEKKINDLAGVTLSHIEDFLNFLVDEELLSASSLARNISSIRGFHEFAVVEGITKANPAELVELPKKASKLPEVLDRDEIDAILETPDLTTPAGIRDKAILETLYGTGMRVSELTGLEQDRLIFEIGFIRVIGKGNKERLVPVGEIAQDAISHYTEHVRPQFFNPEKAHKAKNKVFLSMRGSALSRMSIWNIVQKAAEKAEIKKNVYPHIFRHSFATHLLEGGADLRAVQEMLGHSSILTTEIYTHIDRSFLHQVHKEFHPRA; this is encoded by the coding sequence GTGGCCTTCAAGCAGGAACTGGATTTATATCTGCAGTTTGTGAAGCTTGAAAAAGGCCTGACCGAAAACTCCGTAGTCTCCTACAAAAACGACCTTGAGCGATATTTTCGATATCTCACTTCTGAGAAAAAAATCAATGACCTTGCCGGCGTAACCCTTTCTCATATTGAAGACTTTCTCAATTTTTTGGTGGATGAAGAATTACTTTCAGCCAGCTCCCTGGCCCGGAATATTTCCAGCATTCGCGGGTTTCATGAATTTGCTGTGGTAGAAGGCATCACGAAAGCCAATCCGGCTGAACTGGTGGAGTTACCTAAAAAAGCATCCAAGCTACCTGAAGTATTAGACCGGGATGAAATTGACGCCATCCTCGAAACCCCAGATTTGACCACCCCGGCCGGCATTCGCGACAAAGCCATCCTTGAAACTTTATACGGAACAGGTATGAGGGTGAGCGAGCTAACCGGACTCGAACAAGATCGCCTGATCTTCGAAATTGGGTTTATTCGTGTGATTGGAAAAGGAAACAAGGAGCGGCTTGTTCCGGTGGGAGAAATTGCCCAGGATGCCATATCGCACTACACCGAGCATGTGCGCCCACAGTTCTTTAACCCGGAGAAGGCTCACAAAGCCAAGAATAAAGTATTTCTGAGTATGCGGGGAAGCGCCCTTTCGAGGATGAGTATCTGGAATATCGTTCAGAAAGCAGCGGAAAAAGCTGAAATCAAGAAAAACGTGTATCCACATATTTTTCGCCATTCATTCGCCACTCACCTGCTGGAAGGCGGTGCCGATTTAAGAGCCGTGCAGGAAATGCTGGGACACTCCTCCATCCTGACTACTGAAATCTATACCCACATAGACCGATCATTTCTACACCAGGTTCATAAGGAATTTCACCCGCGGGCGTGA
- the ggt gene encoding gamma-glutamyltransferase, whose amino-acid sequence MTYNVRLLLLLLTVVFTSHSLSAQVLNSKTYENGLVVTADKYASEIGKEILMKGGNAVDAAVAVQFALAVTLPRAGNIGGGGFMVVHLANGETAALDFREKAPQKAARDMYIRNGQFKSDLSWEGILAVGVPGTVDGMIKALERYGRMPLDVVIQPAIKLAREGYSLSYSQAEDLNNHKDTFLKYQASSNYFTTGDTTFFKEGDVFVQTDLAETLERVSRFGREGFYSGPVADAIVNEMERYRGLITYRDLRNYESKWREPIVAEYLGYKLHIMPPPSSGSVAIAQILEMIDDYPLAEMGHNSADYVHVLAEAMRRAFADRSYYLGDPDFVDIPIEEMTGESYNDRRVNSFSMDSATASSTLSHGQIQGYSESMETTHFSIIDKDGNAVAVTTTLNGSFGSHVSVTNAGFLLNNEMDDFSAQPGEPNAYGLIGAEANAIEPGKRMLSSMTPTIVTKDGKVDMVLGAAGGPRIITATLQSFLNRAIFGMRAQQATSAARFHHQWLPDVLMPGQFGLSPDTKRLLEAKGHKIFEIPNVGRTHNIFVDQNGNLSAGVDPRGDGWASGY is encoded by the coding sequence ATGACTTACAACGTACGTTTGCTCCTTCTTCTGCTCACTGTTGTTTTCACCTCTCATTCGTTATCGGCCCAGGTTCTCAATTCCAAGACCTACGAGAACGGCCTTGTGGTTACCGCTGATAAATACGCCTCAGAAATAGGAAAAGAGATTTTAATGAAAGGCGGAAATGCAGTTGATGCTGCTGTGGCCGTTCAGTTTGCACTGGCGGTTACTTTACCGAGGGCCGGGAATATCGGAGGCGGCGGGTTTATGGTTGTTCACCTGGCAAATGGCGAAACAGCAGCTCTGGATTTTCGGGAAAAAGCGCCCCAAAAAGCTGCGCGAGACATGTATATCCGGAATGGGCAATTTAAATCAGATTTAAGCTGGGAAGGAATTTTAGCCGTGGGCGTTCCCGGTACCGTTGATGGAATGATCAAAGCCCTGGAACGATATGGACGCATGCCACTGGATGTGGTCATTCAACCAGCCATTAAGCTGGCTCGGGAAGGATACTCGCTTTCTTATTCGCAAGCTGAGGATCTCAATAATCACAAGGATACCTTTCTGAAATACCAGGCATCAAGCAACTATTTCACCACTGGTGATACAACTTTCTTTAAAGAAGGCGATGTATTTGTACAGACAGACTTAGCAGAAACTCTGGAACGCGTTTCCCGGTTTGGCCGTGAAGGGTTCTATTCGGGACCGGTTGCCGATGCCATCGTAAATGAAATGGAGCGATATCGCGGACTAATCACCTATCGTGACCTGCGGAATTATGAAAGTAAATGGCGTGAGCCGATTGTAGCCGAATACCTTGGGTATAAACTGCATATTATGCCTCCTCCCAGCAGCGGTAGCGTGGCGATAGCCCAAATTCTGGAAATGATTGATGATTATCCGCTGGCCGAAATGGGCCATAATTCCGCCGATTATGTGCATGTACTGGCCGAAGCGATGCGCCGGGCTTTTGCGGACCGCTCGTATTACCTCGGCGACCCGGATTTCGTTGATATACCAATAGAAGAAATGACCGGTGAAAGTTATAACGACCGTCGTGTGAACAGTTTCTCAATGGATTCTGCGACCGCTTCAAGTACCCTATCCCACGGACAAATTCAGGGATACTCAGAATCCATGGAAACCACTCACTTTTCCATAATTGATAAAGATGGGAATGCGGTTGCCGTAACTACCACACTTAATGGTTCATTCGGAAGTCATGTTTCGGTAACCAACGCCGGTTTTTTACTTAACAACGAAATGGATGACTTCTCCGCTCAGCCCGGAGAACCGAATGCCTACGGACTTATAGGAGCTGAAGCCAATGCTATTGAACCCGGCAAGAGAATGCTCAGCAGCATGACTCCCACCATTGTAACCAAAGATGGCAAAGTGGATATGGTACTCGGAGCCGCCGGAGGCCCGAGAATTATTACAGCCACCCTGCAGAGTTTTTTAAACCGTGCTATATTTGGAATGAGGGCTCAGCAGGCAACATCAGCAGCTCGCTTCCATCACCAATGGCTGCCGGATGTGTTGATGCCCGGACAGTTTGGGTTGAGTCCCGATACAAAAAGACTGTTGGAAGCCAAAGGGCACAAGATATTTGAAATACCCAATGTAGGCCGAACCCATAACATTTTTGTGGACCAAAACGGCAACCTCAGCGCCGGCGTTGATCCCCGCGGAGACGGCTGGGCTTCCGGTTACTGA
- a CDS encoding GxxExxY protein, with translation MLHEELTEKIIESFYLVYNKLGYGFLESVYENALLIELKRQGLNVVNQVPIEVQYRNQKVGTFFADVLVEEKVILELKSSRKLLQEHEFQLINYLRATNIEVGLLFNFGKKPEFKRKIFSNKS, from the coding sequence ATGCTTCATGAAGAATTAACTGAAAAAATCATTGAGTCTTTCTACCTGGTTTACAACAAGCTGGGTTATGGGTTTTTAGAAAGTGTATATGAGAATGCTCTGTTGATTGAGTTAAAAAGACAAGGGTTGAATGTAGTAAATCAAGTGCCTATTGAAGTACAATATAGGAATCAAAAAGTTGGTACTTTCTTTGCAGATGTTTTAGTAGAAGAGAAGGTTATTTTAGAACTGAAATCATCCAGAAAACTATTGCAAGAACATGAATTTCAGTTAATCAATTACCTGAGAGCGACTAATATTGAAGTCGGACTTCTTTTTAATTTTGGAAAGAAACCCGAGTTCAAACGAAAAATATTTTCAAACAAATCTTAA